Proteins encoded by one window of Patescibacteria group bacterium:
- the secF gene encoding protein translocase subunit SecF: MFKIIQKRKIWFTISGLVIIPGIIFMCLGGLKLNIDFTGGTLWQLKFDSNRPATADLQSKLTTADLRDITVQPLGDNGMAIRLQPIDNAKRAAVFEQLKTAYPTVVEDSFETIGPTVGKELLNKSITAIIMVLLGIILYISWAFRKISRTSTISGWVMGLSATIALAHDVLVLLGVFAILGYFFNIEIGGLFVTALLTVLGFSVHDTIVVFDRVRENVIHDSRQDFENIVNDSVNQTLARSLNTSLTTLFVLIALYLFGGESIKIFVLAMIIGITTGTYSSIFNASPLLVVWEQYRRRK, encoded by the coding sequence ATGTTTAAGATAATCCAAAAAAGAAAAATCTGGTTTACAATTTCCGGTTTGGTAATTATTCCCGGCATTATTTTCATGTGCTTGGGCGGATTGAAACTAAATATTGATTTTACAGGCGGAACCCTCTGGCAACTTAAATTCGACAGCAATCGTCCCGCAACGGCTGACCTGCAATCCAAGCTTACGACCGCCGATCTGCGCGATATCACCGTTCAACCACTGGGAGATAACGGTATGGCGATTAGATTGCAACCGATCGATAATGCCAAACGCGCGGCAGTGTTTGAGCAGTTAAAAACCGCCTATCCCACGGTAGTGGAAGACAGTTTTGAAACAATTGGTCCCACGGTTGGCAAGGAATTGTTAAACAAATCGATCACCGCCATCATCATGGTACTGCTGGGTATTATTCTGTACATTTCGTGGGCGTTCCGAAAAATATCGCGTACCTCAACAATTTCAGGTTGGGTAATGGGTTTATCGGCCACGATTGCTCTGGCGCACGATGTGCTGGTACTGCTGGGTGTGTTCGCGATCTTGGGATATTTTTTCAATATCGAGATTGGCGGGCTATTCGTCACCGCGCTTTTAACCGTATTAGGTTTTTCTGTTCATGATACGATTGTGGTATTTGATCGGGTACGCGAAAACGTTATTCACGACAGCCGCCAGGATTTTGAAAATATCGTCAATGATAGCGTTAATCAAACATTAGCCCGGTCGTTAAACACGTCGTTGACCACTCTGTTCGTTTTGATAGCGCTCTACCTGTTCGGCGGGGAATCAATTAAGATATTTGTGCTGGCCATGATAATTGGTATTACGACCGGTACCTATTCTTCCATATTCAATGCCAGCCCATTGTTGGTGGTATGGGAGCAATACCGAAGAAGGAAGTAA
- a CDS encoding sigma factor-like helix-turn-helix DNA-binding protein, whose amino-acid sequence MLYYSHREELLTDIAIISQESFLGRKSSKYLSIVPNSMGESILDKVISSKQNEQMREFNPPEAIAALFRQLSNKEEDILRRRYGLNGQTKQTLEEIGQFYKLTRERIRQIECTAVKKLKKVRGFHDIINPIETTLRSVIDQHGGAVSKDRLFELIFEFSPNTDINRQSVTFIITKLLDDVFLDMPSTAVLRSGWRSASVSLTQVNMLIDRLVEIIRERNQPTNEADLIELYHQKNPSDAGASGVTDQALLGYLTLSQKISRNPFGDYGLTEWGTIVPKRMNDKIYLVLKKADKPMHFTEIAEQINKIGFDSRRAYPPTVHNELILNHRYVLVGRGIYALREWGYRPGVVSDVIIEIMKKNGQPMTRDEIVDAVMSQRIVKKNTIHLALTERSVFEKLPDGRYQLSTVPASTAPNQPAIQTKI is encoded by the coding sequence ATGCTATACTATAGTCATCGTGAGGAATTATTGACAGACATAGCGATAATTAGCCAGGAATCGTTTCTCGGTCGCAAATCTTCGAAATATTTATCCATTGTGCCAAATAGTATGGGCGAGTCCATACTCGACAAAGTCATCTCGAGCAAGCAGAATGAACAAATGCGCGAATTTAACCCGCCGGAAGCGATTGCGGCGTTGTTTCGGCAATTGAGCAACAAAGAAGAGGACATACTGCGTCGTCGCTATGGTTTGAATGGCCAAACGAAGCAGACGCTCGAAGAAATCGGACAATTTTATAAGCTGACCCGTGAACGGATCCGCCAGATAGAATGCACGGCGGTAAAAAAGTTAAAAAAAGTTCGCGGTTTCCACGATATCATTAATCCCATCGAAACCACGTTGCGATCGGTGATTGACCAGCATGGCGGAGCGGTATCAAAGGATCGGCTGTTTGAGCTGATATTCGAATTTTCACCCAATACTGATATTAACCGGCAATCGGTCACGTTTATTATTACCAAACTACTGGATGATGTATTTTTAGATATGCCATCTACGGCGGTGCTTCGTTCGGGTTGGCGGTCAGCGTCAGTTTCGCTTACGCAGGTTAATATGTTGATCGACCGACTAGTTGAAATCATCCGGGAACGCAACCAGCCAACCAATGAGGCTGATTTAATCGAGCTATACCACCAGAAAAACCCGTCCGATGCGGGTGCTTCCGGGGTGACCGATCAGGCGCTGTTGGGCTATCTGACTTTAAGCCAGAAGATCAGTCGCAACCCCTTCGGTGACTACGGTCTGACAGAATGGGGCACGATTGTACCCAAGCGGATGAATGATAAAATCTATCTGGTGCTTAAGAAAGCCGACAAGCCGATGCATTTTACGGAAATTGCCGAGCAGATTAATAAAATTGGCTTTGACAGCCGGCGGGCGTATCCGCCTACCGTCCACAATGAACTGATTCTAAACCATCGCTATGTTTTAGTCGGGCGGGGGATATACGCTCTTCGGGAATGGGGTTACCGACCCGGAGTGGTATCCGACGTCATTATTGAGATTATGAAGAAAAACGGCCAGCCCATGACTCGGGACGAAATCGTTGACGCCGTAATGTCTCAGCGGATTGTCAAAAAGAATACTATTCATCTCGCTCTAACCGAACGGTCCGTTTTCGAAAAACTACCGGACGGCCGATATCAGCTTTCAACTGTGCCCGCATCAACAGCGCCCAACCAGCCCGCAATCCAAACAAAGATTTAA
- a CDS encoding type IV secretion system DNA-binding domain-containing protein translates to MAKLNTLDPQKITPFAETNFRSQQRRFGIKLDDRRRHMYVIGKTGMGKSTLLENMIISDIREGHGLAVVDPHGDLVEKIIDFIPSWRINDVVYFNPADIDYPIAFNALEAVDTTHRHLVASGLVGVFKKIWADSWGPRLEYVLRNTILSLLEYPGSTILGITRLLVDNKYRKKVVSKINDPILISFWQEEYGAYSQQFKVDAISPIQNKVGQFLSSSIIRNIVGQTKSSIDMRDVMDSGKILLMNLAKGRIGEDNSKLLGAMMITKLQLAAMSRVDIPEEDRQDFFLYVDEFQNFATESFANILSEARKYHLDLIIAHQYIEQLDEIVRAAVFGNVGTLACYRVGAADAEFLEKEFDPTFTPTDLVNLAKYEMYLKLMINGMASEPFSARGLPPIQTQATDGHRDKIIQVSRERYATPRSVVEAKIIKWAGLAGSEGEGDRSENDRNNIADRPPRRPVNDTDRSPRRSMNESSRSVRQPMVGANRSPHQSRPDSSSSQQPSAAPVVSTNQSTPSPSSLRINLADALIKPPEPEQSKTETIPEPESAISLREAMKQPPVAFKNPRRDNPGAHRADRQRGQPGNNQRPRPPKSNRSDRQNSSNQAAPTSPQRPAEDRRPLSHHHTIPNRPASSAQPSQVEPSDRHKLQPGQVVKL, encoded by the coding sequence ATGGCGAAACTAAACACGCTCGACCCGCAAAAAATTACACCTTTTGCCGAAACAAACTTTCGCAGCCAACAGCGGCGTTTTGGTATTAAATTGGATGATCGCCGCCGGCACATGTATGTTATTGGCAAAACCGGAATGGGCAAAAGCACTCTGCTGGAGAACATGATTATATCCGATATCCGTGAAGGCCACGGTCTGGCGGTGGTTGATCCGCACGGTGACCTGGTCGAAAAGATAATCGATTTTATTCCCTCGTGGCGGATTAATGATGTGGTTTATTTCAACCCGGCAGATATTGATTATCCCATCGCTTTTAACGCTTTGGAAGCAGTCGATACGACACATCGTCACCTGGTCGCTTCGGGTCTGGTCGGCGTATTCAAAAAAATATGGGCAGATTCTTGGGGCCCTCGTTTGGAATATGTATTGCGTAATACGATTCTGTCGTTGTTAGAATATCCAGGTTCGACAATCCTGGGCATTACCCGGCTGCTGGTGGACAACAAATATCGTAAAAAGGTTGTATCGAAGATTAATGATCCGATTTTAATTTCTTTTTGGCAGGAAGAATACGGCGCCTACAGCCAGCAGTTCAAAGTTGACGCCATCTCTCCGATTCAGAACAAAGTGGGGCAGTTCTTGTCGAGTTCCATCATCCGCAACATCGTTGGACAGACCAAGAGTTCGATCGACATGCGCGATGTGATGGACAGCGGTAAAATATTATTAATGAATCTGGCCAAAGGGCGGATCGGCGAAGACAATTCCAAGCTATTGGGGGCCATGATGATCACAAAACTGCAGCTGGCCGCCATGAGCCGGGTAGACATTCCCGAAGAGGACCGGCAGGATTTTTTCCTGTATGTTGACGAGTTTCAGAATTTTGCCACGGAAAGTTTTGCCAACATTCTATCCGAAGCTAGAAAATACCATCTTGATCTAATCATTGCTCATCAGTATATTGAACAGCTTGATGAAATTGTCCGCGCGGCCGTGTTTGGCAACGTGGGTACGCTGGCTTGCTACCGGGTCGGCGCGGCCGATGCCGAGTTTTTGGAAAAAGAATTTGACCCTACGTTTACCCCGACGGATCTGGTGAATCTGGCCAAGTACGAAATGTATCTCAAGCTGATGATCAATGGTATGGCGTCAGAACCTTTTTCGGCGCGCGGTCTGCCGCCAATCCAAACTCAAGCCACCGACGGCCACCGAGATAAGATTATCCAGGTGTCGCGGGAACGCTATGCCACCCCCCGGTCCGTCGTCGAAGCCAAGATTATCAAATGGGCTGGTTTAGCTGGATCTGAGGGAGAAGGTGATCGAAGCGAAAATGATAGAAACAACATAGCTGATCGTCCACCGCGCCGCCCCGTGAATGATACCGATCGATCACCGCGCCGTTCGATGAACGAGTCAAGTCGATCGGTGCGACAGCCAATGGTTGGGGCGAACCGATCGCCACATCAATCCAGGCCGGATTCGAGTTCATCCCAACAGCCGTCCGCCGCGCCAGTTGTTTCAACTAATCAATCAACACCATCGCCGTCAAGTCTGCGTATCAATTTAGCCGATGCGCTGATTAAACCGCCTGAACCCGAACAGTCCAAGACGGAAACAATACCGGAGCCGGAGTCAGCCATCAGCCTGCGTGAGGCCATGAAACAGCCGCCGGTGGCGTTCAAGAATCCACGGCGGGACAATCCCGGAGCACATCGTGCGGATCGCCAACGCGGCCAGCCGGGTAATAATCAGCGACCGCGTCCGCCAAAATCTAATCGATCCGATAGACAAAATTCATCCAATCAAGCTGCTCCAACCTCACCACAGCGTCCAGCTGAGGATCGTCGGCCATTGTCTCATCACCATACGATTCCGAATCGACCAGCCTCGTCCGCTCAGCCATCGCAGGTAGAGCCGTCCGATCGGCACAAACTTCAACCAGGGCAGGTAGTAAAACTTTAG
- a CDS encoding DsbA family protein has translation MHNYEEGNGPSTPYQPDSKNVLASLSPKTSFLVGLVGGIMMLSTIGFAIMLTSYLNGSLVSSGSKVAGATTNNNANVAVANNNAAAGDTAPTHVDIAVTDTDHVRGKEDAKVTIVEYSDIQCPYCSTFHTTMKQVVDKYPNDVRWVFRHFPLDSIHPNARPAAIASECVAVQKGNDGFWKFVDAMYGNQSGLGNDFYESTAKTIGVDMTKFKDCVSNKTTSSTVDSMYQGGINIGVQGTPGSYINGDALGGAVPFTQLDSQIQTALAQ, from the coding sequence ATGCACAATTACGAAGAGGGTAATGGTCCGTCGACCCCATATCAACCGGACTCAAAGAATGTATTAGCCAGCCTATCGCCCAAGACCAGTTTTTTGGTTGGGTTAGTGGGCGGCATCATGATGCTGTCAACCATCGGGTTCGCGATTATGCTGACTTCATACCTCAACGGCAGCCTGGTCAGCAGCGGATCAAAAGTAGCCGGTGCTACCACTAATAACAATGCCAACGTGGCAGTGGCGAATAATAATGCTGCAGCCGGCGATACGGCGCCAACACATGTCGATATTGCGGTAACCGATACCGATCATGTTCGCGGTAAGGAAGATGCCAAAGTTACAATTGTGGAATATTCTGATATCCAATGCCCATACTGCAGCACTTTCCACACCACCATGAAGCAAGTCGTGGACAAATATCCCAATGATGTCCGTTGGGTATTCCGCCACTTTCCGCTTGATTCCATCCACCCAAATGCCCGTCCAGCTGCGATTGCGTCGGAATGTGTCGCTGTGCAAAAAGGCAATGATGGCTTCTGGAAATTCGTCGATGCCATGTACGGCAATCAGAGCGGCCTGGGCAACGACTTTTATGAATCGACTGCCAAGACGATTGGAGTCGATATGACCAAGTTTAAAGATTGCGTCAGCAATAAAACAACGTCCAGTACCGTCGATAGCATGTATCAGGGCGGTATCAATATCGGCGTCCAGGGCACGCCTGGTAGTTATATCAACGGCGATGCTTTGGGTGGCGCGGTACCGTTTACCCAGCTCGATTCACAGATTCAGACTGCGCTCGCACAATAA
- a CDS encoding thioredoxin domain-containing protein: MNTTANEPPKTHRQGRHFWRNAIIIVIIVLTLAYGWAVLFLFRHLNNASSRNDNTTIYDYSRNGASYSVEAADRPSLGDTSADMVIVEFARYQCETCQTKSEMIRQAVSLYDGRIRYIVRDYPAQDDEWSGRLSEAAACAGDQGKFWIMHDRMMGTPSIPDQTKLNGIAVGAGLEMAQFDSCFSGRKYQDQIRQDLADAQTFGVTTAPTMIINGRILSHPVTEEIFYNIIDSIYPSLTTLHQNINQTEEENPVSST, from the coding sequence ATGAACACAACCGCTAACGAACCGCCAAAGACACACCGCCAAGGACGTCATTTCTGGCGCAATGCTATCATTATCGTGATTATAGTGCTGACGCTGGCTTATGGCTGGGCGGTATTATTTTTATTTCGACATCTGAATAACGCCAGCTCGCGAAACGACAATACGACCATCTATGACTACTCCAGAAACGGGGCGAGCTATTCGGTTGAGGCGGCCGATCGTCCATCGCTCGGTGACACATCGGCGGATATGGTGATTGTGGAATTTGCCAGGTATCAATGCGAAACATGCCAGACCAAGTCGGAGATGATTCGACAGGCAGTATCTTTGTATGATGGTCGTATTCGCTATATCGTCAGAGACTATCCGGCTCAGGACGATGAATGGTCGGGACGTTTATCGGAGGCTGCCGCCTGCGCTGGCGACCAGGGCAAGTTCTGGATCATGCACGATCGGATGATGGGTACGCCCAGTATTCCCGATCAAACAAAATTAAACGGCATTGCCGTAGGAGCCGGTTTGGAGATGGCACAGTTTGATAGTTGTTTCAGCGGACGTAAGTATCAGGATCAGATAAGGCAGGATTTAGCCGACGCCCAAACTTTTGGCGTCACTACGGCTCCGACCATGATAATCAATGGGCGCATCTTATCGCACCCAGTCACCGAGGAGATCTTCTATAACATTATTGATTCGATATATCCCAGTCTGACAACGCTCCACCAAAATATCAATCAGACCGAAGAGGAGAATCCCGTAAGTTCCACTTAA
- a CDS encoding prolipoprotein diacylglyceryl transferase family protein, translating to MLPYFQLTDIHIGTWVIRTWGIFVSLAFVIGLWQALREAKRRQLATEPVIDVTIWIMIAAMAGGRVFYIMNEWPWYRNDIVSWFKIWDGGLAMYGGLIGGVIAAGLYFWYRHLPKAAYFDVLAYVMPLAIAVGRVGCFLIHDHLGRATTFILGVKIPDGTVRHDLALYEILFGMVLFIFFHWWRRKNIPAGLMTVVFIIVYGFFRFGFDFLRATDLPMADPTIWPGIHPSQYAAGLSVLIAAVWLLINHPKHN from the coding sequence ATGCTGCCGTATTTCCAATTAACGGATATTCACATCGGAACCTGGGTGATCCGTACCTGGGGAATTTTTGTTTCGCTGGCTTTTGTAATTGGATTGTGGCAGGCGCTGAGAGAAGCCAAACGGCGCCAACTAGCGACCGAACCGGTAATTGATGTGACCATCTGGATTATGATCGCGGCCATGGCCGGCGGACGGGTGTTTTATATAATGAATGAGTGGCCTTGGTATCGTAATGACATAGTGTCTTGGTTCAAAATCTGGGATGGTGGATTAGCGATGTACGGTGGATTGATCGGAGGTGTCATAGCCGCCGGTTTATATTTTTGGTACCGACACCTGCCGAAGGCGGCCTATTTTGACGTGTTGGCTTATGTTATGCCACTGGCGATCGCGGTGGGCCGAGTGGGATGTTTTTTGATTCATGATCATTTAGGCCGCGCCACCACCTTCATCTTGGGCGTAAAAATACCCGATGGTACCGTCCGGCACGATCTGGCGCTCTACGAAATACTTTTTGGGATGGTACTATTTATATTCTTTCACTGGTGGCGCCGAAAAAATATCCCAGCCGGGTTGATGACAGTAGTATTTATTATCGTGTATGGCTTCTTTAGGTTTGGGTTTGACTTCCTGCGCGCTACCGATCTCCCGATGGCTGATCCAACGATTTGGCCGGGAATCCATCCAAGCCAATACGCCGCCGGGCTGAGTGTTTTGATTGCCGCTGTGTGGCTATTGATAAATCATCCAAAACATAACTGA
- a CDS encoding GIY-YIG nuclease family protein — MYHVYILHSQSTNRYYIGCTNNLTRRFSQHQKGYPKSTRPGRPWIIIHKEIYPTLSKARQRERFLKNLKSRVILEKYIIRS; from the coding sequence ATGTATCACGTATATATTTTACACAGCCAAAGTACCAATCGGTACTATATTGGTTGTACCAATAATCTAACGCGACGTTTTTCCCAACATCAAAAAGGCTACCCGAAGTCAACCCGCCCTGGCCGACCCTGGATAATCATTCACAAAGAAATATATCCAACATTATCTAAAGCCAGACAACGCGAACGATTCCTCAAGAATCTTAAAAGCCGAGTAATTTTAGAGAAATATATTATTCGATCATAA
- a CDS encoding T9SS type A sorting domain-containing protein — protein MKNLFIYMSVVILALTGSFAYAEGPVYIGEWPAGPWPLGIDVDNEGRIWVSNYGDNTVSCFTNIGSIVATYETPWSHPYGIAASSVVYAGSDFYGVSTNDACDPPEQFCVFKGELTNSHGVALDRDNKIYVATTPGIIFKFDQDGTQEAMFNYAGQDVAVDQTDNIFVLYDHDIIKLAPDGTELQRWDGSETPAGRLSAAEGLGLDRFGNVYVADTYNNRVVVFNGSGVCLTYWGTFGTGPGEFRQVEDVTVDDSGCIYVTDAFNGRIQKFGYATSAVPGWNAPPTLALSIAPNPINSTSILRFSLPSARSVTLGVYDLAGRLIAMPYENRQFDAGAHDVAYSPRTSGIYFLRFTAGNQTSTQKLIVVR, from the coding sequence GTGAAGAATTTGTTCATTTACATGTCGGTGGTGATACTGGCGCTGACGGGCTCGTTCGCTTACGCCGAGGGGCCGGTTTACATTGGAGAGTGGCCTGCTGGCCCGTGGCCTCTAGGAATCGACGTGGACAACGAAGGTCGAATTTGGGTAAGCAACTACGGAGATAACACCGTCAGCTGTTTTACCAACATAGGTAGTATCGTGGCCACGTACGAAACACCCTGGAGCCACCCGTATGGAATCGCAGCTTCGAGCGTAGTCTACGCCGGAAGCGATTTCTACGGCGTAAGCACCAACGATGCCTGTGACCCACCTGAACAGTTCTGTGTGTTCAAAGGTGAACTCACAAATAGCCATGGAGTGGCTCTCGATCGCGACAACAAGATCTACGTTGCCACGACACCTGGTATTATCTTCAAATTCGACCAGGATGGCACGCAGGAAGCAATGTTCAACTACGCTGGTCAAGATGTTGCCGTCGACCAGACAGACAACATCTTCGTCCTATACGACCACGATATAATCAAGTTGGCTCCGGACGGTACGGAGCTCCAACGTTGGGACGGATCGGAGACACCCGCTGGACGACTTTCTGCTGCTGAAGGACTCGGTCTCGATCGATTCGGCAACGTGTATGTCGCGGACACCTACAACAATCGTGTTGTGGTTTTCAACGGCTCAGGAGTATGTCTTACATATTGGGGCACCTTCGGCACCGGACCAGGCGAATTCCGACAGGTAGAAGATGTGACAGTCGACGACAGTGGTTGCATTTACGTCACTGACGCCTTCAACGGAAGAATTCAGAAGTTTGGCTATGCCACCTCTGCTGTCCCGGGCTGGAATGCTCCGCCAACCCTGGCTCTATCGATCGCCCCGAACCCAATCAACAGCACGAGCATACTGCGCTTCTCCCTCCCCAGTGCACGGTCAGTCACGCTCGGCGTCTACGACCTTGCTGGGCGACTCATCGCCATGCCGTATGAGAATCGGCAATTCGACGCGGGCGCGCACGATGTCGCCTACTCGCCCAGAACGTCGGGCATCTACTTCCTCCGCTTCACCGCTGGCAACCAGACCAGCACTCAGAAACTCATCGTGGTTCGCTAG
- a CDS encoding DUF6602 domain-containing protein, translating into MTSTPSPPEERDNSAPRNDINLPDLFGGLQDQMAATLKLQRAVTPHAPTKGTGTEVHWLDWLNTYLPKRYCVQHNASLLDSTGAHSDCIDLVICDRQYTPFLFKQNEITYIPAEAVYAVFESKQEISRGDVEYAALKAASVRKLHRTSIAITHAGGTFPPRTPYPILAGLLAVADSYKHDHTERHLTDILASVDPTARLDLVLSIDGYAADITYTDQPAVSSAVGSTALIYFYLTLLRRLQALGTAPAIDFVAYLSQISSTKKGGDPQ; encoded by the coding sequence ATGACATCAACCCCAAGTCCACCCGAAGAGCGTGACAATTCGGCCCCCCGAAACGACATAAATCTGCCGGACCTGTTTGGGGGCCTCCAGGACCAGATGGCAGCCACGCTGAAGCTTCAGCGGGCCGTCACGCCCCACGCGCCTACTAAGGGCACAGGGACCGAGGTACACTGGCTAGACTGGCTCAACACTTATTTGCCGAAGCGCTACTGCGTCCAACATAACGCGTCACTGCTAGACTCAACTGGCGCCCACAGCGACTGTATCGACCTCGTGATCTGTGACCGTCAATACACGCCGTTTCTCTTCAAACAGAACGAGATCACATACATACCGGCTGAAGCTGTCTACGCTGTTTTTGAATCCAAGCAGGAGATCTCCCGCGGAGATGTTGAATACGCGGCTTTGAAAGCGGCGTCCGTGCGGAAACTCCATAGGACGAGTATCGCCATCACTCATGCCGGCGGGACGTTTCCCCCGCGTACGCCCTATCCTATCCTGGCTGGTCTCCTTGCGGTGGCCGATTCCTACAAACATGACCACACGGAGAGACACCTCACTGACATTCTCGCTAGCGTGGATCCAACCGCCAGGCTCGATCTGGTTCTGTCCATCGACGGGTATGCGGCGGACATCACGTATACCGACCAGCCGGCCGTCTCCTCCGCAGTGGGATCAACAGCCCTGATCTACTTCTATCTCACGCTGCTTCGTCGTTTGCAGGCGTTGGGTACGGCACCGGCGATTGACTTCGTCGCCTATCTTTCGCAGATCAGCTCTACGAAGAAAGGAGGCGATCCCCAATGA
- a CDS encoding recombinase family protein, which produces MKKQQKDEPQTQRQVGIWIRVSTEDQARGESPEHHEKRARMYAEAKGWRVREVYHLEAMSGKSVMGYAETDRMLEHLRGGHITALIFSKLARLARNTRELLEFADIFRDHGADLISLSEAIDTSTPAGRLFFTVVAAMAQWEREEIAERVAASVPIRAQLGKPLGGAAPFGYRWENRELIPDPKEAPVRKLMYELFLEHKRKKAVARLLNEKGYRTRNGSMFSDTTVDRLLRDPMAKGIRRANYTKSLGAKKHWKVKPEDEWVLTPVEPIVSEETWLKANAILNERRRKDECETKKTVHLFAGVVFCHCGQKMYALSNSPKYVCQKCRNKIPIDDLEAVFAEQLKGFFLDPQEITQYLGQADETIKTKDEALRALTAKRESLVREMDKIHRAYITDAITVQGYGRQYQPLEERLNQIEEELPRLQGEVDFLKIQLLSSDEILTEAKDLTARWPTLAPEEKRQIVEHVVERITIEKDAVEIHLCYLPTASEIAANGQRNLTPALPFCNLKLKSPKPLDRAYPTELSSIGDHIRKRRLDLGLFQREVALRIGVDKTTVFNWEAGTASPNLRAIPGVVRFLGYDPRQAPGIADLGRQILHLRQGQGLSMDALADLLGVDPSTVRGWERRGHRPGPRFHARLVDVLGLAMDSSDVGFSSGNASGPHG; this is translated from the coding sequence ATGAAGAAACAACAGAAGGATGAGCCGCAGACGCAAAGGCAGGTCGGCATCTGGATCCGGGTTTCGACCGAGGACCAGGCTCGCGGTGAGAGCCCCGAGCATCACGAAAAGCGCGCCCGGATGTATGCAGAGGCCAAGGGTTGGCGCGTTCGCGAGGTCTATCACCTTGAGGCCATGTCGGGAAAGTCTGTCATGGGCTATGCCGAGACCGACCGGATGCTTGAGCACCTTCGAGGTGGTCACATCACGGCGCTCATCTTCTCCAAGCTCGCCCGACTTGCCCGGAACACCAGGGAGCTTCTGGAGTTCGCGGACATCTTCCGGGACCACGGCGCGGACCTGATCTCCCTTTCTGAGGCGATCGACACGTCGACTCCGGCTGGCCGGCTGTTCTTTACGGTCGTCGCGGCCATGGCCCAGTGGGAACGGGAGGAGATCGCGGAACGAGTGGCCGCATCCGTACCCATCCGGGCACAACTCGGAAAGCCCCTCGGCGGTGCCGCCCCCTTCGGTTACCGCTGGGAGAATCGGGAACTGATCCCGGACCCGAAAGAGGCTCCGGTCCGCAAGCTCATGTACGAGCTCTTCCTGGAGCATAAGCGCAAGAAGGCCGTCGCCCGCCTGCTGAACGAGAAGGGTTACCGGACTCGGAACGGCTCGATGTTCTCGGACACGACGGTGGATCGCCTCCTCCGGGACCCGATGGCGAAGGGCATCCGCCGAGCGAACTACACGAAGTCCCTGGGCGCGAAGAAACACTGGAAGGTGAAACCGGAGGACGAGTGGGTCCTAACTCCAGTCGAGCCAATCGTCTCCGAGGAAACCTGGCTCAAAGCGAACGCGATCCTCAACGAACGGCGGCGGAAGGATGAATGCGAGACGAAGAAGACTGTTCATCTTTTCGCCGGGGTCGTCTTCTGCCACTGCGGCCAGAAGATGTACGCCCTCTCGAACAGTCCAAAGTACGTTTGCCAGAAGTGCCGCAACAAGATCCCGATCGACGACCTCGAAGCTGTCTTCGCCGAACAGCTCAAAGGCTTCTTCCTCGATCCTCAGGAGATCACCCAGTATCTCGGCCAAGCGGACGAGACGATCAAGACTAAGGACGAAGCCCTCCGAGCCCTCACCGCCAAACGAGAAAGCCTCGTCCGGGAAATGGACAAGATCCACCGTGCCTACATCACCGACGCGATCACGGTCCAGGGTTACGGTCGGCAGTACCAACCACTCGAGGAGCGACTCAATCAGATCGAGGAGGAACTCCCCAGACTCCAAGGGGAAGTAGACTTCCTCAAGATCCAACTCCTTTCCAGCGACGAGATCCTGACGGAAGCCAAGGACCTCACCGCCCGTTGGCCGACACTCGCCCCCGAAGAGAAGCGGCAAATCGTCGAGCATGTCGTCGAGCGAATCACCATCGAAAAAGACGCCGTTGAAATCCATCTCTGCTACCTTCCTACCGCTTCAGAAATCGCTGCAAATGGGCAACGCAACCTCACCCCTGCGTTGCCCTTTTGCAATCTGAAGCTGAAAAGCCCGAAACCCCTTGATAGAGCTTATCCTACGGAACTCAGCTCAATCGGCGACCACATCCGAAAACGCCGCTTGGACCTCGGGCTCTTCCAGCGAGAGGTTGCGTTGCGGATCGGGGTCGACAAGACGACGGTCTTCAACTGGGAGGCCGGAACCGCCTCGCCGAACCTCCGGGCGATCCCTGGAGTGGTCCGGTTCCTCGGGTACGACCCACGGCAAGCCCCCGGGATCGCCGATCTGGGCCGACAAATCCTCCACCTCCGCCAGGGACAGGGTCTCAGCATGGATGCCCTCGCCGATCTGCTCGGTGTCGACCCGAGCACCGTCCGAGGATGGGAGCGCCGCGGCCACAGGCCCGGGCCCCGGTTCCACGCTCGGCTAGTGGACGTCCTGGGTCTGGCCATGGACTCCAGCGACGTAGGATTTTCTTCGGGGAACGCCTCCGGGCCGCACGGCTGA